In Amycolatopsis sp. EV170708-02-1, the following are encoded in one genomic region:
- a CDS encoding helix-turn-helix domain containing protein gives MTIVEEHRTEIRVQDTVYRIEVAAREGGGAAGEDRWVTVMVGGAGPLEEPVAEGRLDIDAEAVPALATVLSDTLLAFAGRGNGRNGRRRSADRPAQQGLPWSDELDAELESRWLAGESVEEIARRFERTPGGIRARLPRVGCDPERRGAYLPIPPSRREAGELG, from the coding sequence ATGACCATCGTCGAAGAGCACCGGACCGAGATCCGCGTGCAGGACACCGTTTATCGCATCGAGGTCGCCGCCCGTGAGGGTGGCGGCGCGGCCGGGGAAGACCGCTGGGTGACCGTCATGGTCGGCGGAGCCGGGCCGCTGGAAGAGCCTGTCGCCGAAGGCAGGCTCGATATCGACGCCGAGGCCGTACCGGCCTTGGCGACCGTCCTTTCCGACACGCTGCTGGCGTTCGCCGGGCGGGGCAACGGCCGGAACGGCCGCCGAAGATCGGCGGACCGCCCCGCGCAGCAGGGCCTGCCGTGGTCCGACGAGCTGGACGCGGAACTGGAAAGCCGTTGGCTGGCCGGGGAAAGCGTCGAGGAGATCGCGCGGCGATTCGAGCGGACACCAGGCGGGATCCGTGCCCGGTTGCCCAGGGTCGGCTGCGACCCGGAGCGCCGGGGCGCGTACCTCCCGATCCCGCCGAGCAGACGAGAGGCGGGTGAACTCGGCTGA